The Narcine bancroftii isolate sNarBan1 chromosome 6, sNarBan1.hap1, whole genome shotgun sequence genome window below encodes:
- the LOC138737453 gene encoding nucleoside diphosphate kinase: MSDNLERTFIAVKPDGVQRGIVGEILKRFEQKGFKLVAMKFLKASKALLEKHYSDLSDKPFYPKLIEYMSSGPVVAMVWEGLKVVKTARVMLGETNPADSKPGTIRGDFCIQVGRNIIHGSDSVPSAQKEISLWFKPEEIVEYKNCAHDWIYE; the protein is encoded by the coding sequence ATGTCTGACAACTTGGAACGCACTTTCATTGCTGTGAAGCCAGATGGAGTCCAGCGAGGAATTGTGGGGGAAATCCTCAAACGCTTCGAACAGAAGGGGTTTAAACTCGTCGCCATGAAATTCCTTAAGGCCTCTAAAGCTCTTCTCGAGAAACACTATAGTGACCTCTCAGACAAGCCTTTCTACCCCAAACTGATTGAATACATGAGTTCTGGGCCTGTTGTTGCTATGGTGTGGGAGGGTCTAAAGGTGGTGAAGACTGCCAGGGTGATGCTCGGTGAGACCAACCCAGCAGACTCCAAGCCTGGCACCATCCGTGGAGATTTCTGTATTCAGGTTGGCAGGAATATCATCCATGGGAGTGACTCAGTGCCAAGTGCACAGAAGGAGATTAGTCTTTGGTTCAAACCTGAGGAAATAGTGGAGTACAAGAACTGTGCACATGACTGGATCTATGAATGA